The genomic segment TGAGTGATAATCTCGAAAATTTGCTGGGCTATGCCGCAACGATATTCCTTGAGGCGCAGTTTGATTGGTTGGCACTGGTACACCCCGATGACCGTGGGGCGATCGCCATGGCTTTAGATCACCTAAAAGTTGGCGAACTGACATCTTTACGTTATCGAGTCCGTCACAAATCCGGTGAGTATTGCTGGCTCCGCGATGATATCCGAGTCATACAGCGGGAACAGGAAACGGTGATTTTGGGATCTTGGCTGGATATTTCCGAACAGGAATCCCTTCGCCAAGCCCTCCAGCAAGCCCAAACCGATTTAGCGGCATCCAAGGCAGTGACCCAAGTCTGTGGGGAGGCGATCGCCACATCGACAGGCACTAAAAACGCAAACGCTCTAGACTCCCCGCCCATTAGTAAACCAGAACTGCTGCAATCACTCGAACGGTTTCAGAAACTTTCCGGCAATATTCCCGGCATGATCTACCAGTTTGTGCGGCGGGTCGATGGCCGTTTTGAACTCCGCTATACCAATGATTATGTCGAAGACATTTTTGGAGTGACCCGCGACGCGGCGATCGCCGATATTCAGACGATTTTTTCCCTGACTTATCCTGCCAGTGATCTCCCAGCCATACTAGACGTTGTGAACCAGTCTGCCGAGACCCTTTCAAAATGGACCCAGGAATGGCGTATTCGTTTACCCTCCGGTCAAATCAAGTGGCTGAAAGGCATTTCTGAGCCCCGCCAATATCCCAATGGTGAAGTCATTTGGGACGGCATTATTCTCGACGAAAGTGAACGCAAACAAGCAGAACAAGAATTAGTACACAGTCGTCGCCTACAGAGCATCGTGATCCACACCTTGCAAAATTTGCTGAAGAGTCTAAACTTAGACTTTGACAAAATTTTGGCATACCTTGGCCATGCCTTTGGCAGCGACTACTCCTGTTTAATCTGCCATAGCTTACCCAAAGAGGGAGCTCGCATCGTCAATGAATGGTGTCATGATGCCAGCAAACCATCCCTTGCCCCGGTCTTTGAAAACCTCGATATTACCCCCAAAAGTTGGTGGATGCAGCGAGTCATGGGGAATCAAGATATTCTCATTAACGATCCTAGTCTCTTGCCAAACGAAGCGCTCGAACTAGAACATCGTATGGATTTTGCCGGGTTAAAGCGACTATTAGCGATTCCCATTCTCCAAGATAACCAAGCTCCTTGGGCTGTTTTATGTCTCGCCCAGGGAACAGAAAATGCGCCCCTGTTTAATGAACAAGAAGCCCATGCTCTGCGCCTTATCGGTGAAATGTTTTATGTCAGTGCAGAACGTCAAGCCCAGCAGGTACAACTACAAACAAGTGCAACTAAGTTTCGAGAAATTTTTGAACAGGCTGGGGTCGGCATTGCCAAACTAGATCTGGCTTTGTGCTTTACGGAGGTAAATCAAACCCTTGCCAAAATGATTGGGGCTGCCCCGGCAGATTTTGTGGGGGAATCTTACTGGAGTATCACCCCAACAACGGAAATTGTGGGCGATCGCCAGATGTTTGTCGAGGTACAAGAAACCGGATTTGTCCAACATGAAACCCGTATTTACCAAAACCTAGGGCGAGAAATTTGGGTAAAACTCACCCTGTCCCAAGTGCAACCTGCGCCCCCGGAAGAACCCTACTACATCATTATTTTCGAAGATATTTCCCAGCGTAAACGCTCCGAAGAGATGAATGCCGCCCTTGTGTTGCGCGATCAACTCCTGATTACAGCCCTAGGAGAAGTCACCTACGATCACTATTTACCCCAAGATATTTTGAATTGGAAGGGAGACTACGAAAGGATTTTAGGCTACTCCCCCGAAGAGATAGGCATGGATGCCGAAAGTAGCTGGTTCGGGCGGGTACATCCTGAGGATTTAGACGCTGTTAAAGCCGAATTTGAGCGGGCTGCCCAAGGGGACAGACTGTTTGAGCTTGAATATCGTTTTCGTCATCGTGATGGTCATTATCTCTGGATGCATGATCGCGGCATCTTGCATGGCGATTATCACGGTAGCCCAGAGCGGTTTATTGGTGTACTTCGAGATATTTCGAAGCGTAAGGCAGCGGAGCAACAGCAACAGCAACAGGATCGGCTTTATCAGCAAATTGTTGAAACAGCCCAGGAGGGAATTTGGGTGATCAATGCTGGGGCTAAAACTGATTATGTCAACCCGCAAATGGCCAAGATGCTGGGCTATGAGGCTGATGAGATGTATGGGAAATCGTTGTTTGATTTTATAGCGCCAGAACATGTAGAAGATGCCCAGCATAGTTTCCAGTGCCGTCAACAGGGCATTGCAGAAGAGCATGATTTTTGTTTCCGCAGCCGCAATGGTGAAGAGGTGTGGGCAATGGTTGCCACCAATGCGCTGTTAAATGACAAAGGAGAATTTATCGGAGCCCTCGGCATGATCACTGATGTGACGGAACGGCGGGCGGCAGAGCAAGAAATTCTCCGGAGTCAAAGTTTACTGGAAGCGATTTTTGAGGAGTCGGCGGATGCTCTTTTCCTAGTCGATATGGACACATTGCGGACGTTTGACTGTAATAAAAAAGCGGTGGCGATGTTTGAGCGGGACGCAAAGTCGGAGTTGATTGATATTGAGGGTCATATTCTCCAAGCGCAACAATTTACAGCGGAGGAGTTGGCGGCGATCGCCGTAGAGATTAATCAAACAGGGGCATGGAGCCGGGAAGTACAGTACGTAACGAAATCGGGACGGGTATTTTGGGGGAACCTGGCCGTGAAACGAGTCACTGTGGGCGATCGCCGGGTAAATTTAGTGCGGGTAACGGATATCGACGACCGCAAGCGGGCTGAACAGGAATTGCGGCGTACTAACGAAGAATTGGAGCAGGCGACGCAACTGAAGGATGAATTTTTAGCCAATATGAGCCATGAACTTCGAACTCCCCTTAACGCAATTTTGGGATTGACCGAGGTGCTCGGCGACGGCACCTATGGCCAAATGAATGAGCGGCAGCAGCATTCCCTAAATACCATTGAACGCAATGGACAGCATCTATTAGAGCTCATTAACGATGTACTTAACCTCGCCAAAATTGAAGCGGGTCAAATGGTTTTTCACCCCGTTGCCGTTGACCTAAAGCAAATTTGTCAGAGCAGTGTAGCGCTGATTCGCCATCAGGCTAATAAAAAAAATATCGACATTCACCTACATTTACCCGAAGGATCGCCCGTGGTTCAGGCGGATCAGTTACGGTTGCGGCAAGCTTTACTAAATTTGCTTGGTAATGCCATTAAGTTCACACCAACAGATGGCGCAATCAGGCTGCGACTTGAGCTGAATGGGGCGGAGAATGTGGTGAGTATCCACGTGCGGGACAATGGCATTGGCATTGCTGAGGACAAACTAGACCAACTTTTTCAGCCTTTCGTCCAGCTTGATAGTAGTCTGACAAGACGTTTTGCGGGAACGGGTTTAGGATTGGCTTTGGTGAAGCAAATTGCAGAACTTCATAGTGGCTCCGTGTCTGTATCGAGTCGTCTGGGAATGGGTAGCGAATTTTCCCTTCATTTACCGTGGTCACCGCCACCGC from the [Limnothrix rosea] IAM M-220 genome contains:
- a CDS encoding PAS domain S-box protein is translated as MAFLVSSHPRPLITEANVQAIEAMFKHRPLVAYEKLARVKGTNFTFVSDNLENLLGYAATIFLEAQFDWLALVHPDDRGAIAMALDHLKVGELTSLRYRVRHKSGEYCWLRDDIRVIQREQETVILGSWLDISEQESLRQALQQAQTDLAASKAVTQVCGEAIATSTGTKNANALDSPPISKPELLQSLERFQKLSGNIPGMIYQFVRRVDGRFELRYTNDYVEDIFGVTRDAAIADIQTIFSLTYPASDLPAILDVVNQSAETLSKWTQEWRIRLPSGQIKWLKGISEPRQYPNGEVIWDGIILDESERKQAEQELVHSRRLQSIVIHTLQNLLKSLNLDFDKILAYLGHAFGSDYSCLICHSLPKEGARIVNEWCHDASKPSLAPVFENLDITPKSWWMQRVMGNQDILINDPSLLPNEALELEHRMDFAGLKRLLAIPILQDNQAPWAVLCLAQGTENAPLFNEQEAHALRLIGEMFYVSAERQAQQVQLQTSATKFREIFEQAGVGIAKLDLALCFTEVNQTLAKMIGAAPADFVGESYWSITPTTEIVGDRQMFVEVQETGFVQHETRIYQNLGREIWVKLTLSQVQPAPPEEPYYIIIFEDISQRKRSEEMNAALVLRDQLLITALGEVTYDHYLPQDILNWKGDYERILGYSPEEIGMDAESSWFGRVHPEDLDAVKAEFERAAQGDRLFELEYRFRHRDGHYLWMHDRGILHGDYHGSPERFIGVLRDISKRKAAEQQQQQQDRLYQQIVETAQEGIWVINAGAKTDYVNPQMAKMLGYEADEMYGKSLFDFIAPEHVEDAQHSFQCRQQGIAEEHDFCFRSRNGEEVWAMVATNALLNDKGEFIGALGMITDVTERRAAEQEILRSQSLLEAIFEESADALFLVDMDTLRTFDCNKKAVAMFERDAKSELIDIEGHILQAQQFTAEELAAIAVEINQTGAWSREVQYVTKSGRVFWGNLAVKRVTVGDRRVNLVRVTDIDDRKRAEQELRRTNEELEQATQLKDEFLANMSHELRTPLNAILGLTEVLGDGTYGQMNERQQHSLNTIERNGQHLLELINDVLNLAKIEAGQMVFHPVAVDLKQICQSSVALIRHQANKKNIDIHLHLPEGSPVVQADQLRLRQALLNLLGNAIKFTPTDGAIRLRLELNGAENVVSIHVRDNGIGIAEDKLDQLFQPFVQLDSSLTRRFAGTGLGLALVKQIAELHSGSVSVSSRLGMGSEFSLHLPWSPPPQTCQPVTEQPPLTPSKPTAIQQAVTTNGDRPFVLIADDDDDNIETIWDYLEGRGYRLIRAVNGREAVALNASEQPDLILMDIQMPELNGLDAMRLIREKFSAEKLPIIALTALAMETDHQRCLEAGANLYLAKPFRLKALIEHMQNLFAQRT